A single window of Candidatus Neomarinimicrobiota bacterium DNA harbors:
- a CDS encoding dihydrodipicolinate synthase family protein has translation MPSAFKIAGAFAPILTPFMPDGGSIDWGSYRRHLAFLSQGDPFGKETGLEGIVVLGTNGEFGQLTTAERLAMVEATLTAGTRLAVIVGGMVPDSPEDTLAFVQRVVEYADQVAAVLVAPPFYNVVAAGGVVPEDVVVDFYRHLARVQDRVPLLLYNVPVPPEGPMTAPVTPDVVAALRDEVAIVGVKDSTARLENIPAYLRAKPGLKVLVGSDHVVAGGLAQGAVGSITACGNIFPSAVLAVYQARPGPARQAAQDELSRLRRVIELIPGKQVAIQKLLLYHLGVVARLSPVRDLSKGLTTSERDQILAALEEAAAGLVINQEIQAAIRSLPGS, from the coding sequence ATGCCAAGCGCTTTCAAAATCGCCGGAGCTTTTGCCCCCATCCTCACGCCCTTCATGCCTGATGGCGGTTCCATAGACTGGGGGTCTTACCGACGGCACCTTGCATTCCTGTCCCAGGGGGATCCATTCGGAAAAGAGACCGGCCTGGAGGGCATCGTGGTCTTGGGTACCAACGGTGAGTTCGGTCAACTCACGACCGCAGAGCGGCTTGCGATGGTGGAAGCCACCCTCACAGCGGGGACGAGGCTTGCGGTTATAGTTGGAGGGATGGTGCCTGACTCGCCGGAAGATACCCTGGCCTTCGTCCAACGGGTGGTTGAATACGCCGACCAGGTGGCAGCTGTCCTGGTGGCACCTCCTTTTTATAACGTGGTTGCTGCCGGGGGTGTCGTCCCCGAGGATGTGGTGGTGGATTTTTATCGGCACCTTGCCAGGGTGCAAGACCGCGTACCTTTGCTGCTATACAACGTTCCGGTGCCCCCTGAAGGGCCCATGACCGCACCCGTCACCCCGGACGTGGTGGCGGCACTGAGAGACGAGGTAGCCATTGTAGGGGTAAAGGACTCAACTGCGCGCCTGGAAAATATCCCGGCCTATTTGCGGGCGAAACCCGGTCTTAAAGTTCTGGTGGGCAGTGACCACGTAGTGGCTGGTGGTCTGGCGCAGGGGGCTGTGGGCTCGATAACGGCTTGTGGGAATATCTTTCCTTCGGCTGTATTGGCAGTATATCAGGCCCGGCCGGGACCCGCCCGGCAGGCTGCCCAGGACGAGCTCAGCCGCCTCCGCCGGGTAATAGAGCTGATCCCGGGGAAACAGGTGGCCATTCAGAAGCTGCTGCTGTACCACCTTGGTGTGGTGGCCAGGTTGTCACCTGTTCGTGATCTGAGCAAGGGGCTGACAACATCCGAGCGGGATCAGATCCTGGCAGCGCTGGAGGAGGCGGCGGCAGGGCTGGTCATCAATCAGGAGATTCAGGCGGCGATCCGGTCACTTCCTGGCTCATAG